The following are encoded together in the Candidatus Omnitrophota bacterium genome:
- a CDS encoding sensor domain-containing diguanylate cyclase, with protein MNSELSLDYVSDRLVSIASKEVAKGRGTCILYLVEPHENVKLRLFKSMKEDSKLVIKAKEGDLFDTWVLKHANPLLIEDIKNDFRFDLNRLEAEHSRHISSLISAPLISENRFIALLRIDNPGPGTFAQDDLRFLATISDFGAIAIENGQLFQRTQELAIRDGLTSFYRKEYFIDRLKEELKRSLRQKKPLSILMLDIDFFKKYNDTYGHTAGDLVLKRLTQCISENLAEYEPILCRFGGEEFCIALTHRDKEEAFAAAENLRKAIGHLKLVLRRQPTNVTVSIGVASCPKDSTEEEDLLFKADKALYDAKKSGRNKTVIFS; from the coding sequence TTGAATTCTGAGTTATCTTTGGATTATGTCTCGGATAGGCTGGTTTCCATTGCTTCTAAAGAAGTAGCTAAGGGCAGGGGTACGTGCATATTATACCTGGTTGAGCCGCATGAAAACGTAAAACTACGGTTATTTAAGTCAATGAAAGAAGACAGTAAACTTGTTATAAAGGCTAAAGAGGGGGACTTGTTTGATACCTGGGTTCTTAAACACGCTAATCCGCTTTTGATAGAGGATATAAAGAATGATTTCCGTTTTGATTTGAACCGGCTTGAAGCAGAACATTCCAGGCATATTTCCAGTCTTATCAGCGCGCCGTTAATCAGCGAGAACAGGTTTATTGCTTTATTAAGGATCGATAATCCCGGTCCGGGCACCTTTGCCCAGGATGACTTGCGATTTCTTGCAACGATCAGTGATTTCGGGGCAATTGCGATTGAGAACGGACAGTTGTTCCAGAGGACGCAGGAGCTGGCAATACGCGACGGGCTTACTTCTTTTTACCGCAAAGAATATTTTATCGACAGATTAAAAGAGGAATTAAAGAGAAGTCTGCGCCAGAAGAAGCCCTTGTCTATCCTTATGCTGGATATAGATTTCTTTAAGAAATATAACGATACCTACGGCCATACAGCTGGCGACCTGGTCTTAAAAAGGCTGACACAATGTATTTCTGAGAACCTTGCAGAGTATGAACCAATATTATGCCGTTTTGGAGGCGAAGAGTTTTGTATCGCGCTTACTCACAGGGACAAGGAGGAAGCATTTGCTGCCGCTGAAAATCTAAGAAAAGCAATCGGGCATCTCAAGCTTGTTTTGCGCAGGCAGCCTACCAATGTGACTGTTTCTATAGGCGTTGCTTCCTGCCCGAAAGATTCTACGGAAGAAGAGGATCTTTTATTTAAAGCTGATAAAGCCCTATATGACGCTAAAAAAAGCGGCAGGAATAAAACGGTAATTTTCTCTTAA
- the grpE gene encoding nucleotide exchange factor GrpE — protein sequence MEKNNKEKKEELVSQDKTVTISEAEYLKLKEAAAKAEDHWDRILRMQAEFENTKKRLERDKQEFIKFANERIVMELLNVLDDLERTVELAQSKHQDLSAFLKGVEMILAHLYEMLKEHGVKPIEAKNKKFDPSFHEALMEEQCDDLPEHTIVEELQKGYLLNDRVVRTSKVKVSKKCPQSTDHGSQA from the coding sequence ATGGAAAAGAATAACAAAGAAAAAAAAGAAGAACTTGTATCACAGGATAAGACAGTCACAATCAGCGAGGCTGAGTACCTTAAGCTTAAAGAGGCGGCAGCTAAAGCTGAAGACCATTGGGACAGGATTTTGAGGATGCAGGCTGAATTTGAAAATACTAAGAAACGCCTGGAACGAGACAAACAGGAATTTATAAAGTTTGCCAATGAAAGAATTGTAATGGAATTATTGAATGTGCTTGATGACCTTGAGCGTACAGTTGAACTGGCTCAAAGCAAGCATCAGGATTTATCGGCGTTTTTAAAAGGCGTAGAGATGATTTTAGCCCATCTCTACGAAATGCTTAAAGAGCACGGGGTAAAGCCTATTGAAGCAAAGAACAAGAAATTTGACCCCAGTTTTCATGAAGCTTTGATGGAAGAACAATGTGATGATTTACCGGAGCATACTATTGTAGAGGAATTACAAAAAGGTTATTTGCTTAATGACAGGGTCGTAAGGACGAGCAAGGTTAAGGTATCAAAAAAATGTCCACAGTCCACGGACCACGGTTCACAGGCATGA
- the dnaJ gene encoding molecular chaperone DnaJ, whose product MSTKRDYYEILGVNKSASLDEIKKAYRQLALQFHPDRVPHEQKKEAEEKFKEISEAYAVLSDPQKRGLYDQYGHSGIDQKYAYEDIFKGADFSSVFSDLSDFGFGGGLFDEIFGDLGFDLGGKPGRRGGRRGRDLQIAVSIRLEEAAMGTEKTVTVPRYEICSNCSGTGAKPGSKKTTCSQCRGTGRMVVSNGFFQLTQTCSKCGGEGTIIQSPCPVCNGQGKTKVTRKIKVKIPPGVDTGSQLRVRGEGEAGTSAKGDLYVVIEVEPHPLFQRHGNDILTEKDISLSKAILGSEIEVPTLLGKVKMKIPAGTQAGKVFRLRAKGIADLHGRGIGDELVRVNVLIPSELTSEQRRLIEEFARLSGEEINKESFTEKIKKTFR is encoded by the coding sequence ATGTCCACTAAACGCGACTATTACGAAATATTAGGGGTAAATAAAAGCGCTTCTTTAGATGAAATAAAGAAAGCCTATAGGCAGCTTGCTTTGCAATTTCATCCTGACAGGGTGCCGCATGAGCAGAAGAAGGAAGCAGAAGAGAAATTTAAAGAAATATCAGAGGCTTACGCTGTCCTTTCCGATCCCCAGAAGAGGGGGCTCTATGACCAGTATGGCCATTCAGGCATTGACCAGAAGTATGCTTACGAAGATATTTTCAAAGGAGCAGATTTTAGCTCGGTATTCAGCGATTTGTCCGATTTTGGTTTTGGCGGAGGATTGTTCGATGAAATATTCGGCGACCTTGGCTTTGATCTCGGGGGCAAGCCTGGCCGCCGCGGAGGCAGACGCGGGCGCGACCTGCAAATTGCCGTAAGTATAAGGCTTGAAGAGGCAGCAATGGGTACTGAAAAAACAGTAACTGTCCCGCGATATGAGATATGTTCAAATTGTTCCGGGACAGGGGCTAAGCCCGGTTCTAAGAAAACAACTTGTTCCCAATGCCGGGGTACCGGGAGAATGGTTGTTTCCAACGGTTTTTTTCAACTTACACAAACTTGCTCAAAGTGCGGTGGAGAAGGCACAATAATCCAGAGTCCTTGCCCGGTTTGTAACGGCCAGGGTAAGACCAAAGTTACCCGCAAAATAAAGGTCAAAATACCTCCCGGCGTCGATACAGGCTCTCAGTTGAGGGTAAGAGGAGAAGGCGAAGCCGGCACGTCTGCCAAGGGCGACTTGTATGTTGTAATTGAGGTTGAACCTCATCCGTTATTCCAGAGGCACGGCAATGATATATTAACCGAAAAGGATATAAGCTTATCTAAAGCTATTTTAGGTTCTGAAATAGAGGTGCCAACTTTATTAGGCAAAGTTAAGATGAAGATACCTGCAGGTACTCAAGCCGGCAAGGTGTTCAGGTTGAGGGCTAAAGGGATTGCAGATTTGCATGGCAGGGGTATAGGCGATGAGCTGGTTAGGGTAAATGTGCTGATTCCATCTGAATTGACCAGCGAGCAGAGAAGGCTGATAGAAGAATTTGCCAGGCTTTCCGGCGAAGAAATAAACAAGGAAAGCTTTACGGAAAAGATAAAGAAGACGTTTAGATAA
- the dnaK gene encoding molecular chaperone DnaK: MAKVIGIDLGTSNSAAAVMEGGRPVIIPSAEGAGVASGKAFPSFVAFTKDSQRLVGEPARRQAAINPEGTIHAAKRKMGTDYKFKAHGKEYTPQQISAFILQKIKQDAEAYLGDKVEEVVITCPAYFDDNQRTATKDAGEIAGLKVLRIINEPTAACLAYGLEKSHKEQKIMVFDLGGGTLDVTIMEMAQGVFEVKSTSGDTQLGGTDMDNILIDYIVNQFKRETGIDLHNDKMATQRLREAAEKAKVELSSTLTTDINLPFITADATGPKHLTMSITRAKLEELVSPIIEKCKHPMEQALADARLKSADIDKIIMVGGPTRMPIVQKFVEDYVGKKIERGVDPMECVALGAAIQAAIIKGDMKDVLLLDVTPLSLGIETLGGVNTKLIERNTTIPTKKSQVFSTAADNQTAVTIRVLQGERSMANDNVELGRFDLVGIPAAPRGVPQIEVAFDIDANGIVHVSAKDLGTGKEQSIRITAPKKLSKEEIEKMVKDAEKFAAEDSKKKEEIEVINQADTLVYSTEKSLKEFGDKVSQAERADIEAKTNDLKQAIKDKNVDRIKKGMEELTKSSHKLAEEIYKQAAEKQQKESKESQGHKDTRTQEKPEDKKDDVIDAEYKEEDDKK, from the coding sequence ATGGCAAAAGTTATAGGTATTGATTTAGGTACATCAAATTCTGCAGCAGCAGTTATGGAGGGCGGCAGGCCTGTGATTATACCTTCTGCTGAAGGCGCAGGTGTCGCAAGCGGTAAAGCCTTCCCTTCGTTTGTAGCTTTTACGAAAGATAGCCAGCGGTTGGTCGGGGAACCCGCAAGAAGGCAAGCTGCGATTAATCCTGAAGGCACGATTCATGCTGCTAAGCGTAAAATGGGTACGGACTATAAGTTTAAAGCCCATGGCAAGGAATATACGCCACAACAAATATCTGCGTTCATCCTCCAGAAAATAAAGCAGGATGCCGAGGCTTACCTGGGAGATAAAGTAGAAGAAGTTGTTATTACGTGCCCCGCATATTTTGATGATAACCAGAGGACCGCAACCAAGGATGCAGGTGAAATTGCCGGCTTGAAAGTTTTGAGGATTATCAATGAGCCCACTGCCGCATGCCTGGCTTATGGCCTGGAGAAGTCGCATAAGGAACAGAAGATAATGGTCTTTGATCTTGGCGGCGGGACACTGGACGTTACGATAATGGAGATGGCCCAGGGTGTATTTGAGGTAAAATCAACTTCCGGAGATACCCAGCTTGGCGGTACCGATATGGATAATATCCTGATTGATTATATAGTAAATCAGTTCAAAAGAGAAACAGGCATTGACCTGCATAACGATAAGATGGCAACGCAAAGGCTGCGTGAGGCAGCTGAAAAGGCAAAGGTGGAGTTGTCCTCTACTCTTACCACAGATATAAATCTGCCTTTTATTACCGCCGACGCAACCGGTCCTAAGCACCTTACTATGTCGATTACGCGCGCAAAGCTGGAGGAATTGGTATCTCCCATAATTGAAAAATGCAAACACCCTATGGAACAGGCGCTTGCAGATGCAAGGCTTAAATCCGCAGATATTGACAAGATCATAATGGTAGGCGGCCCGACAAGGATGCCGATAGTGCAAAAATTTGTCGAGGACTACGTAGGCAAGAAGATTGAGCGCGGAGTTGACCCTATGGAGTGCGTGGCTTTAGGCGCAGCAATTCAGGCAGCAATAATCAAAGGGGACATGAAGGATGTGCTTCTGCTTGATGTTACTCCTTTGTCTCTTGGCATTGAAACATTAGGCGGAGTAAATACAAAATTAATCGAGCGCAATACGACCATTCCTACGAAAAAGAGCCAGGTTTTTTCTACCGCGGCCGATAACCAGACTGCAGTAACTATCCGCGTTCTCCAGGGCGAGCGCTCTATGGCAAATGACAACGTGGAGCTGGGCAGGTTTGACCTTGTAGGCATACCGGCTGCGCCCAGAGGCGTACCGCAGATAGAGGTCGCTTTTGATATCGATGCCAACGGTATCGTGCATGTTTCAGCCAAAGATTTAGGTACGGGCAAAGAGCAATCCATAAGGATAACCGCGCCTAAGAAGTTATCTAAAGAAGAAATTGAAAAGATGGTCAAGGATGCTGAAAAATTCGCGGCTGAAGACTCAAAGAAAAAAGAAGAAATAGAGGTTATAAACCAGGCTGATACGCTGGTTTATTCAACTGAAAAATCTCTGAAAGAGTTCGGCGATAAAGTAAGCCAGGCTGAAAGGGCTGATATAGAAGCTAAGACCAATGATTTAAAACAGGCTATTAAGGATAAAAACGTCGATAGGATCAAAAAGGGCATGGAGGAGCTGACTAAGTCGTCCCATAAGCTTGCAGAAGAAATTTATAAGCAGGCAGCGGAAAAACAGCAAAAAGAAAGCAAAGAGTCACAAGGACACAAGGACACAAGGACACAAGAAAAGCCCGAGGATAAGAAGGACGACGTTATCGACGCAGAATATAAAGAGGAAGATGATAAGAAATAA
- a CDS encoding zinc ribbon domain-containing protein has protein sequence MPTYEYECTNCGHHFELFQLINDKPLDRCPKCSKKVKRLIGGGSGIIFKGAGFYATDYKKSSSSGSPVCPKSKEGCDGCGHGK, from the coding sequence ATGCCTACATATGAATATGAATGTACAAACTGCGGACACCATTTTGAGCTATTCCAGTTAATAAATGATAAGCCGTTGGATAGATGTCCGAAGTGCAGTAAAAAAGTAAAAAGGTTGATCGGCGGAGGCTCTGGCATAATTTTTAAAGGGGCCGGTTTTTATGCCACCGATTATAAAAAAAGCAGTTCTTCCGGCTCGCCAGTTTGCCCTAAATCAAAAGAGGGCTGTGATGGTTGCGGCCATGGAAAATAA
- a CDS encoding DeoR family transcriptional regulator has protein sequence MVRTVDYNSRRKAVLSLAINKYIKDASPVASDDLAEEFSLSSATIRNILCELENEGYLTHPYTSGGRLPTNKGYRYYVDFLISQMELLDDEKERIVKDCSSKINQLEDVLENTSEIISKITKYTGIVSFLDWHDKIFYKGISHILEQPEFQDAVKLKALIRLIEEKQKLLEIINRDFDNKVKVYIGEELQCPEMSHCSIVVSTYGNKKKHKGRVAVIGPSRMEYEHIIPALEYISEVLDDVLNKF, from the coding sequence ATGGTAAGAACAGTTGATTATAATAGCAGAAGAAAAGCAGTCTTATCTCTGGCTATTAACAAATATATTAAAGATGCTTCTCCAGTTGCTTCAGATGACCTGGCGGAAGAATTCAGCTTAAGTTCGGCAACAATAAGGAATATACTCTGTGAGCTTGAGAATGAAGGATATCTTACTCACCCTTATACCTCAGGAGGCCGCCTTCCTACAAATAAGGGATACAGGTATTATGTTGATTTCCTTATATCGCAGATGGAATTGCTGGATGATGAAAAAGAGCGTATTGTAAAAGACTGCAGCAGTAAGATCAATCAGCTTGAAGACGTACTTGAGAATACTTCGGAGATAATATCCAAGATAACCAAATATACGGGGATAGTTTCCTTCCTGGATTGGCACGATAAGATATTCTATAAAGGCATAAGCCATATATTGGAACAGCCCGAGTTCCAGGACGCAGTCAAGCTTAAGGCTTTGATCAGATTGATCGAGGAAAAACAAAAACTACTTGAGATAATCAACCGGGATTTTGACAACAAGGTAAAAGTTTATATAGGCGAGGAGCTTCAATGCCCTGAGATGAGCCATTGCTCGATAGTTGTCTCTACCTACGGGAATAAGAAAAAACATAAAGGCAGGGTGGCGGTAATAGGCCCCTCGCGCATGGAATACGAACATATTATACCTGCTCTTGAGTATATATCAGAAGTTTTAGATGATGTTTTAAACAAATTTTAG
- the ugpC gene encoding sn-glycerol-3-phosphate ABC transporter ATP-binding protein UgpC → MSQVSLQNVSKIFPNGTKVVDNLNLGVESKEFMVLVGPSGCGKSTTLRMIAGLEEISQGNIFIGDKMVNNVPAKDRDIAMVFQNYALYPHMTVFENMAFGLKLRRYPKSEVISRVNEAADILGIKHLLGRRPRELSGGERQRVAVGRAIVRKPLAFLFDEPLSNLDAKLRVQMRTEIHKLHIRIQTTIIYVTHDQVEAMTMGNRIAVMKGGVIHQVADPIEVYDHPKNKFVAGFIGSPPMNFMEGKLIKKEGRIYFDEGKICVKVVEDMYKKLTAYVGKDIIFGIRSEDIYDKLFVSDAPPGNVVTVNCEVFETMGSEVFLYLNTGNHTFIARVGAHDKPQVNQDMDLVFDMSKAHFFDKVTEETIV, encoded by the coding sequence ATGTCTCAGGTAAGCCTTCAGAATGTTTCAAAGATTTTCCCTAATGGGACAAAAGTTGTAGATAATTTAAACCTTGGCGTTGAGAGCAAAGAATTCATGGTGCTGGTCGGCCCTTCAGGCTGCGGTAAGTCCACCACCCTGCGGATGATAGCCGGGCTCGAAGAGATAAGCCAGGGTAATATATTTATAGGAGATAAGATGGTCAATAATGTCCCGGCAAAAGACAGGGACATTGCCATGGTTTTTCAGAATTACGCATTATACCCGCATATGACCGTATTTGAAAATATGGCTTTTGGCCTGAAACTGCGTCGTTATCCGAAATCCGAAGTCATCTCCCGCGTAAATGAAGCAGCAGATATCCTGGGGATCAAACATTTACTTGGCCGCAGGCCGCGTGAGTTATCCGGCGGAGAGAGGCAGCGCGTAGCCGTAGGCCGGGCAATAGTAAGAAAACCCCTTGCATTTTTGTTTGATGAACCTTTAAGCAACCTGGATGCGAAGTTAAGGGTACAGATGCGCACCGAAATCCATAAACTGCATATCAGGATACAGACAACGATAATTTATGTTACCCATGACCAGGTTGAGGCTATGACCATGGGCAACAGGATAGCGGTAATGAAGGGCGGCGTAATCCACCAGGTAGCTGATCCGATAGAGGTTTATGACCATCCTAAGAATAAATTTGTCGCCGGATTTATCGGTTCTCCCCCGATGAATTTTATGGAAGGAAAACTGATAAAGAAGGAAGGCAGGATCTATTTTGACGAAGGCAAGATCTGTGTAAAAGTAGTCGAGGATATGTATAAGAAGCTTACTGCCTACGTAGGCAAAGATATAATTTTCGGCATAAGGTCTGAAGATATATATGACAAACTTTTTGTATCAGACGCCCCTCCGGGTAATGTGGTTACGGTGAATTGCGAGGTTTTTGAGACTATGGGTTCGGAAGTATTCCTGTACTTAAATACCGGCAATCATACTTTTATAGCCAGGGTAGGCGCGCATGATAAACCGCAGGTTAACCAGGATATGGATCTTGTTTTTGATATGAGCAAAGCTCACTTCTTCGATAAAGTCACTGAAGAGACGATAGTCTAG
- a CDS encoding acetyl-CoA carboxylase carboxyltransferase subunit beta, translated as MAIFGKPKYTIVRLKKKEIPEGLWTKCESCSAVLFNKALDENMKVCPKCGYHFVLTAWERINLLVDKETFQESDKDMSSLDPLDFKGPKTYKEKLAQDQQATGLKDAVITGQGLIDGRDTLIAVTDSRFIMGSMGSVVGEKITRVIETATKKKLPVIIISGSGGGARMYEGVFSLMQMSKTSAALAYHHKAGLPFISVLTNPTMAGIMASFAGLGDIIIAEPKALIGFTGPRVIEQTIRQKLPPGFQRSEFLLDHGLIDMIVNRKDMKATLAQLIDYLS; from the coding sequence ATGGCTATTTTTGGAAAACCAAAATATACAATAGTAAGGCTTAAAAAGAAGGAAATACCTGAAGGGCTCTGGACTAAGTGCGAGAGCTGTTCAGCGGTTTTATTTAATAAGGCCCTTGATGAAAACATGAAGGTCTGCCCAAAATGCGGCTATCATTTTGTGCTTACTGCCTGGGAGAGGATCAACCTGCTTGTAGATAAAGAAACATTCCAGGAGTCCGACAAAGATATGTCTTCGCTTGACCCGCTGGATTTTAAAGGCCCGAAGACATACAAAGAAAAGCTGGCCCAGGACCAGCAGGCGACCGGGCTTAAAGATGCGGTGATAACAGGGCAAGGTTTAATAGACGGCAGAGATACCTTGATCGCCGTTACAGATTCAAGGTTCATCATGGGTTCAATGGGTTCGGTTGTCGGAGAGAAGATAACCCGCGTAATTGAAACAGCTACTAAAAAGAAGCTGCCGGTAATAATCATTTCCGGTTCCGGCGGAGGAGCCAGGATGTATGAGGGGGTTTTCAGCCTCATGCAGATGTCGAAAACTTCAGCTGCTCTGGCATATCATCATAAGGCAGGGCTTCCTTTTATATCGGTCCTGACCAACCCGACAATGGCAGGGATAATGGCATCGTTTGCAGGGTTAGGAGATATAATAATAGCAGAACCAAAAGCACTGATCGGGTTTACCGGGCCCAGGGTTATAGAGCAAACGATAAGGCAAAAACTTCCACCGGGTTTTCAGCGTTCCGAATTTCTCCTTGACCACGGTTTAATAGACATGATTGTAAACCGCAAAGATATGAAGGCCACTTTGGCCCAGTTGATTGACTATTTGAGTTGA
- a CDS encoding DUF1015 domain-containing protein: MTRIKPFKALVYNKDKIKDIASVVCPPYDVISKEKQEYFHQKHKNNLIHILLGKDTPQEDKYKKAQEYFQSWVKEAVFCQDVSPAIYFYSQRYKLRGESKIRLGFIALLRLEEGSSKVFKHEHTRHQAIEDRFKLMSAVKANLSPIFIVFPDKNRIVTRIFNQAISTQAPFIDLKDEEGTEHKVWRIDSPDVIASVQSAISHEDTFIADGHHRYEVSCAYRDMVRKKHADKLSDDEPVDYTMAYFTSANSLGLTILPIHRRVIVGPNFNTEHFITQLKEFFAVEPIKDKAQLFYLLEKAARNEHAIGACIHGAFWFMRLKNVKILDKLISDKPKVYRTLDVSVLNHLVFEKILGFASKEAERISYYHNQDELLDELAKDKTSIGFFLNPVKIEQIMSVALEGEKMPAKSTFFYPKLLSGLLINKL, from the coding sequence ATGACCCGGATAAAACCTTTTAAGGCATTAGTTTATAATAAAGATAAGATCAAAGATATAGCATCAGTTGTCTGCCCGCCTTACGATGTCATATCAAAAGAGAAACAGGAGTATTTCCATCAAAAGCATAAAAATAACCTTATCCATATACTACTGGGTAAGGATACCCCACAAGAAGACAAATATAAGAAGGCCCAGGAATATTTTCAGAGCTGGGTGAAAGAAGCTGTGTTTTGCCAGGATGTATCTCCGGCGATATATTTTTACAGCCAGCGGTATAAGCTAAGAGGAGAAAGTAAAATCAGGCTAGGGTTTATCGCCCTCTTGCGCCTGGAAGAAGGCAGCTCCAAGGTTTTTAAGCACGAACATACCCGCCACCAGGCAATAGAGGACAGGTTTAAGCTTATGAGCGCAGTTAAGGCTAACCTAAGCCCGATATTTATAGTATTCCCGGACAAAAACAGGATTGTAACCCGTATCTTTAACCAGGCAATATCAACACAGGCCCCATTCATAGACTTAAAAGATGAGGAAGGGACAGAACATAAGGTCTGGCGCATTGATTCACCGGACGTTATTGCTTCTGTACAATCTGCTATTTCACATGAAGACACTTTTATTGCAGATGGTCATCATCGTTATGAGGTGTCATGCGCTTACAGGGACATGGTAAGAAAAAAGCATGCGGATAAACTAAGCGATGATGAACCGGTTGACTATACGATGGCATATTTTACCAGCGCAAATTCACTTGGCTTGACCATACTCCCTATCCATAGGCGGGTTATAGTCGGGCCTAATTTCAATACGGAGCATTTCATTACACAATTGAAGGAATTTTTCGCCGTTGAACCCATTAAAGACAAAGCCCAGCTTTTTTACCTTCTTGAGAAAGCCGCCAGAAACGAACATGCAATCGGAGCCTGCATTCACGGGGCTTTCTGGTTTATGAGGCTCAAGAACGTCAAAATACTGGATAAACTTATATCAGACAAACCTAAAGTTTACAGGACTCTTGATGTCTCTGTGTTGAACCACCTTGTTTTTGAAAAGATCCTGGGTTTTGCTTCTAAGGAAGCAGAGAGAATATCATATTATCATAATCAGGATGAACTCCTGGATGAGCTTGCCAAAGATAAAACTTCAATTGGTTTTTTCTTAAATCCTGTTAAAATAGAGCAAATAATGTCAGTCGCCCTGGAAGGAGAAAAGATGCCTGCTAAGTCGACTTTTTTTTATCCGAAGCTTTTATCCGGGTTATTAATCAACAAATTATAA